From the genome of Candidatus Angelobacter sp.:
GCTGATTCAGGAATACGTTGTAGCCCCAGAACAGTCCGACCCCATGCAGCTTGTGCGCGTCCTTGACCTTAATCCCCGTCCCGTTGGAATCGATTACCGTCATCCCTCGATACCATCCATTCTTGAGACCTAACTTGTTGCAGGTAGTTAGTTCGTCCTCCGTCAGTTTGACGCGAACAAGGTTCTGACTCCGGCACAGTACCGGAAACTGCAAATCTTTAAGCAGAGTGCTCATTGTGTCGGCGCGACATAGAGGGGTCAGAGATGACTAAATGATAAATTCATCGTAGCCGCTTTCGCTTTGTGACCGAGCGCGTCGCATTGGAAGCTGTCCGCCAATACCCCATTTACAACCGCTTCGCAATCCACGACCAACTCATCGTTGTTTCATCACGCAATCGCACCGCCATGCGTGCCTTCCTTGGGTCGCCTTTCCGGTGCTGTCGCAATTCCGCTTCCGTCCAACCCGCCTCTCTCAATCAACATCTCTCCCCTCAACCGCTCCGCCTTCTGTTCATCCGACTCCCTCAACTCCTCTCCATGATGCTGTTTGCCCTGCTTCTCCCCGATCAATTCCAGCAGTTCCTCCCGAAAACTGACCGGACTCAACTTTCTGGTCCACATGAAGTGTTAGTCCTGGGACTGGTTTGAATTTATGTTTTCGATTGTTCTGTGTCCATCCTCGGCAAGAAGAAACGCGGACTTCTTAGAAAAATATGGTCGGGGCGGTGAGATTCGAACTCACGACCTCTTGTACCCGAAACAAGCGCGCTACCAGGCTACGCTACGCCCCGAACCAAAGCGCTGAGACGTTGCCGCGCACCCCGGACAATTGCAATGACGTTTTTTCCGCCCGCCCGTTGACATCGTGAACAATGCGGTTGACGCGATGAGGGCCGCGGTTGCGCGGCGCACCTCACTTTGCCCTTTGCACTTCCACTGGCGCATGGTTCAGTTCCCGGCGTGGTCGGGACCATCATCAACGCCGCGGCAATTCTCATGGGAGGCGCCGCCGGGCTGATGACCAAAAAGACGATTCCGGTTGCCCATCAAAACATGCTCAAGATTCTTCTGGGTGTCTTCACGGTTTACGCGGGCCTGAGCGCAACCTGGGGTGCGCTGGGCGGCGGTTTTCCCCGTGTCCTCAAGCAACTGGCCATCGTCCTTGCGTCGCTCATGCTCGGCAATCTGACGGGCAACCTGCTGCGCATCCAGAAATCCCTCAACCGCCTCGGTCGGCACGCCAAACAAATGATTTCGGGCGCGCGTCCGGCGGGCGGGTACGGGTTCAGTGACGGCTTTGTCACCGGTTCAATTCTGTTTTGCGCCGCGCCTCTGGCCATCCTGGGGTCGCTCGACGACGGGCTGGCCGGAGACATCAAACCGCTCGCGATCAAAGCCGTGATGGATGCCCTGACGACGATGGCTCTGGTCAGGACACTCGGCTGGGGAGTGACGTCAGCAGCCATCCCGGTCGTCGCCGGCCAGGGCACCATCACCCTCCTGGCCAAACTGGCGCAGCCGTGGCTGGCAAAATATTCACTCGTCGATCCTGTCAACGCCGTCACCGGACTTCTGGTCTTCTGCGTCGCCCTGGTCATCCTCGAATTGAAAAAAATCGAACTGGT
Proteins encoded in this window:
- a CDS encoding DUF554 domain-containing protein, giving the protein MPFALPLAHGSVPGVVGTIINAAAILMGGAAGLMTKKTIPVAHQNMLKILLGVFTVYAGLSATWGALGGGFPRVLKQLAIVLASLMLGNLTGNLLRIQKSLNRLGRHAKQMISGARPAGGYGFSDGFVTGSILFCAAPLAILGSLDDGLAGDIKPLAIKAVMDALTTMALVRTLGWGVTSAAIPVVAGQGTITLLAKLAQPWLAKYSLVDPVNAVTGLLVFCVALVILELKKIELVNYLPGLIYAPLLTWLWR